The following nucleotide sequence is from Harmonia axyridis chromosome 5, icHarAxyr1.1, whole genome shotgun sequence.
CCTAGCCAGCTTTTCAATattgataattgaaataattaatcattattttattcaacacACAAATATCCGACTGCTGAAATTGAAAGCAAACAAATCCCTGATAACGGATTAACCAAATGgggaataattaaaatatatggATGAAGTGTTTTCCGACTGATAAATATTTCACATGCATTATAGAAATATCAATAGAATATAATCTAGACTATTCTATTCGAATTATGTGGGTGATGAACTAAAAGGGAAGCACTGACTTTGCGTTTAGAACTTTcgaccactcgttcattcatacgTCTGTTGGGACGCCCTGAGGTGTCTTCGAATATATGTAATTTTCCAACTAACACAGATCTCCTATATCTTCAACTGAGCGTTATTGTTCCACTGTGATCCTGTATATATAAATGTGATTTTTGTGCAAGTGAATTCTATATAAATTTGTGGAAAACTATAGGGAGTAAATGTATCATAATAATTGATTTAGTGGATTCTGTCCTCCCTTGATGAAAATTGGTTTTCAATAATTTGCTTTGGTTCACATTAGACATAAAGGAagataattcaagaagaaatcaACCTGAAGGAGCCACAGTGTTGGCAAGACAATTGTtggatataatgaaatattttcataattccaTTTCATTTGTACCATAATTTCATGATCAATGGTATAAAATCATACAATGATTCACAAGATTGAATACTATGCATTTATTAATGTTCTCACTAGTTAATTTcacaatacataatataaagtttattcaaattataaGGTTTCGAGCTGCATCAAAGGTTTTATTACTTCCTCAACGATTTTATTCAAAGCCCAACGAGGTATCAGAACTGGAGCCAACCCTGAAACGTGAATGGACGCACTTCTTGTGCATATCTTAGCTGAAGGTAGACATTCAGGTCATATCTGAGCTCACACTTGATCTGGTTACTTATTCTTTTATTTGAAGGTAGTATGCTCCACTAAGTAGCAATAATGAAAAGTCACGCCAATTTTTTCCCTTTTGATCAATATATATAACAGATTACTAACGCTTATCTATTTGATGTATCTCCCTTGATGAGCCAGCATCATGACGTCCCATCTTGTTCTCCTAGTGCCCTTGTGTGTTCTTTCAACAGTTTCGGTGAAAGGTGCTTCTGAAGGTTTGGATTTCGGCAAAGGGACCCATGTCCTTGGGAAGTTTTTCATACACTACTTGAACACGCAGCCTGAAGACATAAAGTTGAGTGAAGGGGTTCATTTGGTGTCTATCAAGAGTGACCACAATGCGAGGTCATTGAATAAGGATAAAACTGTGTTGGGTGCTATTGAGAACTATCTGCAGAGCCATGAAATAAGGATTAAGCTGCCTGAGCTGATGCCTGGAGAGGAGTTTGGAAGGTCTTTCAAGGAAGCCATCGAGGATATTGATGAGAGTAATGAAGGTCAGTAGGGTCACCGAATAGTCACCGAAAATTAACATTTGAGTTTACTTTTCTTCCTTTTTATAATCGTTTTGCTACTAAGTTCTTTTTGCTCGCTTAGTGTTTCAGTTATAACTGTCATTTAGCCTACTCAGTTCATCTCAAGATATACCTAATCAGTTCATCTCAAGTACGTTTTGCAAGTTTCGTAATTTAAGAATCCttcttgaaatatataaattttccaaaaatatcatattggtgaagaaaaaattacttcatattttatcattaagagggaataccaccgCGTGATTGCTTAGTTAAACAAaagatttttatggggttttcacgaaatttttctaaaaattactctacttaggcgtacaactttgtttccgccgtttttttttccgaaattcgaggctttattgtcaAAAACTGGttctacatttatgattcatagtattgtccatcgctggccactactttttcccatctttcgagcagcgtacgaatccagcgttgaaaaaaaattggtcttgtattgaaacgatccacgagtcgatccaagtttttacttcttcatgaaacTGGAAGTGAtgttcagccaggccgtgtactATTGATCGAaagaagtgatagtccgagggaacatcgtctgaagaatacggcgggtagggaaggaacttcccatttcaacgtttccaagtatgtcttgagcatcactttatcatgactctcgttgtattgcagcagtttgcctttcaatgctcggttcaaacgcattaattgtgttcgaGACCGGTTGCCTATGATTATTTCactcggttttaacaactcataatacgatacgccgagctggtcccaccaaatacctgagcatgaccttggaaccgagaatattcggtttggccgtccaCGTGGAAGCAATGCCGGTGTATCCCCAgaattttatgcgcttgggctTAACGTCAAGTAGCCATTTTATTTTCTCCAGTTGaacatctctcgacttcaactcgcACAGCACCAATTTTcttctttctgaatcattcccatgactttcaggcgttatgaaatggcttgttgcgttacttccaattatcctgccaattattgatGCGTTTGGcccgagtcttgatcaagtaatgctccGATGCTGCATATTGAAAAACAATCTCTCTACCATCCCCatgttggtcttcgacgtcaaaatcaccgttcttgaagagcTGAAACCAATCTcgtcacgttctttcactaatagcaacCTCccaagtatttgagagcattctatgagcctaagtcgcagatttcttcatatcaaagcagaatattcaaaactcttgcaaatgacgaaaatttgggTCATAAGCTGACGagaagaactttatatataatatttcaatggcgttatgtttacaaatacctaagcttattgtataacatctatttatttcgactaccacttatcgttacagccatctattgcaaaacggcggaagcaaagttggtAATCTATACATCGTAAAATggcaatatttttaatttgcgattGGAAAAAAATGTTGGCAACTttgtttttcgcaaaagaattgatgatatgttcaaCGTGAAGAGCATTGATATACATATTAGAAAAACCGAgagaaaaatctacaaaaatcattacataAGAGGTAAAACTATTATTTTGTGAAACAAATAATCGACCATCATGAAAAGCTGCGCTCTAGTTATATGCTCCGTtaaaagaaagaagataaagtgaatgtTCAACTTCGTACTGGAGCGCCAGAGAAGAAATgacctaatgtttgactgatacgcggaaaggcACGTGGTGATAATCCCTCTCAAATTGAATTTCTGTTCTGAAACTCAACTTACCAATAAAAAACCACTGTATTCCTCTGATATGACTCCGGTCAAATTTCCTCCTTGTTATTTCATGTGAAAAGATTATGAGATGTTCTGGTGATGAATTAGAAGCAATCCTTATGTTctctttcgaaataaaaataagtGTCAGCTTtctcatcttgaatttttcaaaatgcatTGAATACTTTTGTAGTTTTATGACTGTTTGTCATGCAATGTtccgatttcaatgaaatttggttaTTGAGATGAACTTCCATCAGTTCTTTGAATGTTTCAAAAATGTTGGAATGTGGATGCACTTGTccatgaaggaaatgaaaagcACCAAGGAACTCTGGCTATATCTAAATTGAAATCACGCACACAATTCCAAATTCATTTACAGCAACCGCTATACAATTCACCTGTCAAAGGAAAGCTCATTCTGAGAGTCCCTTGATTGAAATTGTGTCGCATAGAATTGAACATAATTTTAGGCAATTTCAAACTAATTACTTCCAGCTTTGAAATTGCAACTAACTTCGTTTCAACGATCAACACTAATAAAACATGACAGAGTGATGTCTAGTTGAGATATTTACTATTTGTTTACTTAGGTTGATGATAAGCATCGTAAAATCAACAAAACTGTATCAAGTTTGGCTGAGGATCCTGCAAAAGTTTACCTAGTTTATTGGTAGCTTTTGGTACCTCATAAAAATTTACCGGATTCGAGTTATATCCGCATTTGACTTCAGTAGAATGTTTGTTTATATAATCCCTGAGTATCATCCGGGTTCATTTGGACTATCCGATAGATGTCGTTTGCTTTTATATATTCTCATATGATTATGCAAATTGGAATTCATGAATAACTTTTGGTACGAATAAGACCATAACCCTAGTGATAGTTATTTATGTCTAATAATCTAGATTTGAAGTCAGTTAGATACAATTATTTCgtgaaaacgaaaattttttcaagtattaTTGGTTGATGTTGATTTAATGATTCACTTAGTACAATTGACTTAAAATATATGAAGAGCCTGTAATCATCagaaattttgagttgataggaaacgtcgattcactatgggacataattGATTGAACTAtctctgatatgttttcattcccgcacgctttatgtcaaatttgatagttaatgtttgggacaaaatttgcttactggaaATGATATTTtctccctctatatatgttcattactctgagttaTCAGCCAATATAATTTTTGTCAAATCAACGACAACCTAAGTTTTTCAACTTGACATCAGTTGTCAAAGTCATAATCTTCGAAAAATTACATATCCTGACATACCgacaaaaaagaatttcagAGGAAGGAAAAACCCGAAAGAGAACAAATCTGGTAAAATCTCCCTggattggatcattccaaaaagcctcttcgaaactttgatactgaaagatctaagaagtatcttgATCTAGACTTCCTCATTGGATTCCTTGCAGGtcattgccgccttaggaagcAACTCATGAGAataggtctagcagaaaacgactagtgcagattctgtagggaggaggaagaaacccCTGATCaactggtgacggaatgcctcaccATCACTATTCAAGTGAAGAaatagcctccttgaagccatcccagatattggagttatTAGATCTCTGGAATTGGAAGGCGAGCTATAGATCACGTAGTGGCAACAATAGCTCTGATGAGGGGCAGAATAGTCCATTAATACGCAGTGCAATTAAACCACATTGAATTAGATCTCAATCTCAATCTGATCCAGACGTctactgaaaaataatgttctgGAATTGCCATAATTGCTAGAAAATAGCAGGCCtctattcttttcttcttttCAATTGGCAATGTATTCAGGAGTGAATGCAAACAGGCTGTAATAGAAGAATATCATATTCAACTAAAAAAGTTGAATGATGAAGGTTTACAATTCCTATAAAATGGGTTTTCTAATAGCTATTCAGTGAGacacattcattttcatttggaaGACTACATTCTTCCATTAGGTATAGAATATAACATTCAAATGAGTATGACGATTTTCTTGTACGTAAATGTTGCATTCTGTCAACCCCATTTTTACATAAATTTAGCTGCATTTCATCAGAAATACATTCACTGTTGATTTTTAATTGCCCAATTGTTGTTTTATTATCGACATAAACTTTTGATCCAACATATCCCCAATGAAAAAATCACAAGTTGTCATATAGCATGACCTGGAAAGATGACTAGATAACTGGaccatttcatgaaatattttcatcaccaattttcaatttcaataaatcgattgtgagaTGGCTGTGTGGCAGGTcacaccgtcttgttgaaaccacatttCGTCCAGATTATTATTCCAATAGCATAAAAAAGCTATTTCATATGATGCTGTACGTTCTCCATCGATAATTATTCTTCGACCTTTTTCCTCAAAGAAATATGGACCAGATGAATTGCACACTACACAGAGCTTTATCTGAAAGTTATGATGTCTAAACAGTTTCGTGCagattttcatttctgaattctgCAATTCTATTTGTTTACATCACCATTCAACTAAAAATGAGCTCCATCAGCGAATAAACTTATTCGATGAAAACTTTTCACCATTTTCAAGTTGTTCAAGAGCACAATTGAAAGATAAACGACGTTAACGGTGGACTAATGGCTTCAGTTTTTGAACCAGTTGAATTTTGTGAGAATGTCGAgttaaatatttccataaaggtttcatgttgttgtttgaaaaaatttaattgccGAGAACGAAGTGGAACCAACTAATTCGGATATTCTCTTTCACTTGATGCTACCAAATCAATATCTTCTTGTATGAATTTGCATTTATTTGTCCAACTGGTGCTCTCGTATGCACTTATGAAGtgaagaaaattcattttcaaatttgtctacaattcgAAGCTCTGACATTAACTTGATGATGTCGTCCAAGAATTCTTAAAATTCTCTCCGTCTGTAttcacctcagagtaataaacattgatagagggaacatattatataattttcagtaagcaaatttcatCCCAAACATGATCtatcaaattcaaaatgaagtgcgcgaaaatgaaaacatatcagtgatccgatatttcactcaattcgcgagtttctccacaaagaacgcacttcttatgtcccatagtgaatcaacgttccatattgactcaaaatagattgaaataaatcctcgaaaatatcagaaattcagaaaacaaatttcaagtgctccaaacgacgtgaaacaaacgATGACACTGGAAGAGCATAAGTTACATAAGTTTACATAGGTTTCCCTCAAAACAGAAGtaggtaatttgaaaatttcagagttCAATAAAGAAATAACTCTTTTACCTATTTCTACATTTAAGGACACCAAtataaattacaatataatactGAAGAAGTTAACATCTAATTGTCATGAATAAATACCGCAGAATTAAACATGAAATGAAGATTTCTACTCCTATCGCTTCAAACATCAACTAAACTTCACAACCTTTCTTCTCTCTTTCAGTTGTCACCGGCAGAAGGAGGGGAGGCAACGGAGGAGGTGGAGGAGGTGGAATGGGCGGTGGAGTGATGGTAATGGGGGTAATGATGGGTAAACTCCTAGCAACTCTTGGTCTTGGTGGGGTGGCTCTTATAGCGAAGAAAGCTCTCTTCGTCTCCGTCCTAGCCTTGACACTGTCTGCTATTATCGGCATCAAGAAGCTTGTCCACTCGGATGATCATCACGAGGGCCACACAGTCATCCATGCGGCACACCATGGTCATGGTCATGATCTGCATGACTACAGAAGGAAAAGAGATGTTGATCAGTTGGCTTACAGGGCTTGGAAAGAGTTCAAGTAGTGTGAGTCAGTTGATACAATGTGGTTGATTCCGAAAATGACTTTGGTTTTGTTGACGGGACCAAAAATACCGGAACTGTCGAAAAATTTgatcaaaatttaattattattcgtTTAACATCTGCATATTGCTGATGGTTTCTTCTAACTCATAATTGGTAGATATTCTCCCAATTATTGGAAGAAGTTCAAAATTAAATCGTATTGACTCAATGCTTAATCATTTTAATTTGCGTTAGAATTTTGTGATTTCGATTAggttatagaaaaaaaaatttttgaggtGTTGATTGAGTTTTATAAACCTCTCAAGACAATTTGAGTACCTACGCATTGTAGGAACGCTAGCTCCAAATAGTAATTT
It contains:
- the LOC123680346 gene encoding uncharacterized protein LOC123680346, which produces MTSHLVLLVPLCVLSTVSVKGASEGLDFGKGTHVLGKFFIHYLNTQPEDIKLSEGVHLVSIKSDHNARSLNKDKTVLGAIENYLQSHEIRIKLPELMPGEEFGRSFKEAIEDIDESNEVVTGRRRGGNGGGGGGGMGGGVMVMGVMMGKLLATLGLGGVALIAKKALFVSVLALTLSAIIGIKKLVHSDDHHEGHTVIHAAHHGHGHDLHDYRRKRDVDQLAYRAWKEFK